The region TCAGGTTGATCTAATAAGCAAGTCAAcaagagacagattaacaagagaaaataaccgaATTTAACTACATAAGGACATATGACATGAGAGACTCAGACAACCCTGTATACGATACAGGTTCAGAGACCATTACAATGAGGTCTATATGGCATTTTGAACTAAGGGTGAAGTAAGGTaccttggggcttcagaggggaggagggtcatTGCAGAATAAGGGCAGATGTTCAGGAATTAGAAGCTTGCCCTGCCATACAGATAGGTCATGACAAGTTATTTCCGGTAATAAgtcttattatgggcaaggccctgaattttattctttaaggAAGAGGTCAAAGTTTTTCATGAGCCCACAGGGTCTCAATTAccttcagttcaaaataattCACGGACCAAAGTGGCATATCTTGGGAAGTCCTGTTCTGGACCCTTTCAAGGCCAAAGGAcaattttgggttttgtttgtttttaaataatgtatgcTGAAGACACTTTCTAAAAGACCGAATAGGGGAGCTAGAGGCCTACGTGGTCCCAGAGGGCTCTGCCTGGACCAGGGGGGCAGAGGCCAGATTTGGGGGCTCTTTCCTGCTATTCGGGGTTCTTAGAGAATGGTCAGCTCAGGAGTGTCACAGGAGccagagacaaaaaaaagttCCCTCAGTTCTGAATTCTCCTCTAGATAATCCTTTCTTTATGTTTCCCTGCATGGccaagtttttcaaaaaatagtccaacttcccagcctccacacTCACCTGCACAGTACACAGGAACATGTCTTTTGCCCTGTATTAGGTTAAACAATCTCAGTTGCTGTAACAACTCCCAAACTCAGTGGTTTAGCACCACAGTCCACTATGGGAGAGGGGGGGAGCTCTATCCCATGCAGCATTCAGAATTCTCCACTAACTACTTATGACAATAGATCAGGGAAGAGGAAGTAAAAAATGTCACAGAAGGTCTTAGGACCCAGACCTGGAAGTGGTGTACATCATTTCTGCCTATACTTTGTTAGCCAGAACACAATCACATGGCCTTATCAATTACAGACTAGACTGTGGAATGTAATCTGGCTGCATGCCCCTACTGAGGAAGCTACTGACCAGTTCCCATCATTTTATTCAATTATATTTGACTGTGTTGACTCTCTATTTCATTACTCTCATGTGTGAAGCCATGCTCTTCCAATTCTcttctactttgttttatttatgtaactACCATGTATGACACTACATGCCAGGTGCTAATTGCTTTATAAaccattaactcatttaatcttcaacaCAGTGAAGGTATGTACTATGAGGCAGGTACTTTTTTATTCATCCCATTTTTATGGATGGGAAAACTGAGTCACAAAGAGTTTAAGTAACTGGCCCAAGATCACACAAACAGTAGGTGGCAGGAGCCAGACTTTGAATCCAGTCAATCCAGCTCCACTGCAGTATGctgcttcttttctctgtttctcttccgTTATCACTCCCCTGCCATAACCCTCATTTGGTTTACAGGGGCTCAGTATCATATTTTGTGCTTCAGAAGGAAGAACGAACTGTAGGCCTACGCTGTCTCTCTACTCCGTGCCTTTGCTCTTCGAGTAGGTCTCAAGGGTTGGAAtgcccttcccatctctctaaaagacACTGCTCAGACGTCACcgcctccagaaagccttccccaATACTCCCACTTTGAAGAACCCCGCTTCCATCTTCTGCGCTAACAAAGGCGGGGCCTTAAGCATCACAAGTACGGGAAAGCTCTGCTTCCGGGCTCGCCTGTTTCACTAGTCAGCGAGCCCAGGGGAGCGTTCTTTCTGGGTCTCACCGCCACCATCCCCTAGCCCCAAGTGGGATGGCCCTCGGAGAGACCCTACCTGGGGGTCCTATAAGAGCAGCTGGGAGGGCTTGGCCTCACCCCCATTTACCTAGTGCGCGCTGCGCTGCCCTACTCCCTTCGAGATCTCTGCTCCTAGGAAGGAAATGGTACAACCCGAGGGGCGGTGCCTGGATGCCCTGACACTTCCAATTGGCCTGGGAGAGCCGTACCACGGCGGTGGCGGGGGAACGGGACCTGAACGGCGCCCCGCAGGCTAGGAGGCAGTGAGAAACGTAGCCTCCGGCCCCATCTCCTTTCTGTGCTGCGTCGTGCTAGGCTGCCCGCGGGGATGCAGTGGGCCGTGGGTCGGCGGTGGGTGTGGGCCGCGCTGCTTCTGGCTGCCGCAGCTATACTAGCTCAGATTGTCTGGCTCTGGCTGGGCACGCAGAGCTTCGTCTTCCAGCACGAAGAGATCGCGCAGCTGGCGCGGCAGTACGCGGGTGAGCGAACGAACGAACGGATGGAGGGCTGGGAAGACCCGGGCCGAGCTGGGGGATTCTGGGGCGTCGTTCCCTAGACCTGGACCGGTGCTGGCGCTAATACTCCTCTGCCCCTGCCAGGGCTGGACCACGAGCTTGCCTTCTCTCGGCTCATCGTGGAGCTGCGGCGGCTGCACCCAGGCCACGTGCTGCCCGACGAGGAACTGCAGTGGGTGTTCGTGAACGCGGGCGGCTGGATGGGCGCCATGTGCCTTCTGCATGCCTCACTGTCCGAGTACGTGCTGCTCTTCGGCACCGCCCTCGGCTCTGGCGGCCACTCTGGTCAGTGCTGGCGACGGGCCGGACTGGGAGGCTGGGGCTGTACACGGGCTCATGCCGTCCTTTCTGTTCGGCCAGGCCATGTGATGACGCCGATACCCTGATATTCGGTGTCCATCTGATTGTCCCGCAGGACGCTATTGGGCCGAGATCTCCGACACCATAATCTCTGGCACCTTCCACCAGTGGAGAGAGGGCACTACCAAAAGTGAGGTCTTCTACCCAGGTGGGTAGGGAGGTTCTGTCAGAGAAGTGAGTTCCTTCGTTTTGGGATGCCCATAGTTGGGGGAGAGAGCCATGGCATGCGAAAGGGGTGTGTGAGGGGCCCTCCCCCTGGTTCCCCTATTCCCGAGGTAAGCTACAGGTGGTTCTTTACTAATCCATATTCCAGCAATTTTGGGGGAGACAGTTGGGTAATCAGAAATGCTCTCATTCCTAAAGGCAAGGCAAACCattgtcttccttttttatgtagtgaaatattttacataaaaagtaGAGCTTTGGACTTCAAACTAAGTTTGAGGTTGAGTGTCACAAGCAGGCAAGCATTGTAATTGAATGGAAATCTCTCAGAAAGCCTCAGAAGTCTTATCACTACCCTTTGTATCTAAGGGGCCCAGCCCAAGTTTAGCCAAATTTCTGCTTGACTGAGGCTTGCGAATGTAAATTTCCATGACTTCTGTACAATAGCCTATGGTCAGGTGAGATGCTCCTCCTTGGCTTTCCCCCAACAGAGGATATGAGCCAGGTGATGCCACGGAGGAAAATTTAGGAGTCGCCATCTTGGCCTCTTACCCCTCCAGATTGGCAACCTGGCCAGTGAGGTCGGGCTTTTTCCTTTGCTTAGGCTCTCTCTTTATTCCCTACCACTAGACATCCCATAGCCAGGGAGGTAGCAGCAATGGAAGGGCAGGGCTAGGCTCCTCATGCGGGTGCTTCCTGTCCCCTAGGGGAGACAGTGGTGCATGGGCCTGGTGAGGCAACAGCTGTGGAGTGGGGGCCAAACACATGGATGGTGGAGTACGGCCGGGGTGTCATCCCATCTACCCTGGCCTTCGCACTGGCTGACACAGTCTTCAGCACCCAGGACTTCCTCACCCTCTTCTACACTCTTCGCGCCTATGCTAGGGCCCTCCGGCTTGAGCTCACTACCTACCTCTTCGGCCAGGACCCCTGACCCTCCAGGCCTGGAGGAAGACCTGTGGGTGGACAGGAGCGGGCAGGCCCCGCATACATCCATTTGCTGGAGCCCATGTGAAAAGATGGACATACACATGCAGATACTGAGTTCCTGCTATACAGGCAGGGACATACATGCTCATACCACCAAACACAGAGACATACGGGGACACAGGACACACATTCAGATACTGGATCCCATGTGTGTGGCGACATCTTGCATTCACACCCGTCCAGAGAGGGAGCCCCATGTGTATCAAGAGGTCCAGTCATGTTCAAACATATAACATAAGCTTGACTCATTAACTCAGGCCTCTCCAGAGCTTCCCtacccccagtcagggctctggaGTTAGGGATGGGAGCGTAGGGAGTTAGGGGTGGGACACTCTGCCTGGGTCTGATCCCCCACCCAGCAGCAGTTGCGGAAGGGGtgaggaagaagagttgcctttgGAGGCCCCCTTCACCTGCAGCTATGATGCGTTTTCTCTGTCCTCACCATACGCCTTACCCCTGTTCTGTTCGCTGCTATGCAAGTGCCCTCATGGCCTATTCCCCACCCTCTCAGCGAGCAAGTCGACCGGGGAACCAGAAGAATGTGGAGAATGCTGAGTTCAGGGTCCCTCCTATCCTGAAAGCCCCCCATTTCTCTCTCGGGGGTATGGAGGGGAGGCTGGCCTCAGCCCAGGATCCACCTCTGAGGAGGGGCCCTGCAGAGGTGGGCTTAGATCCAAGGGGCCATTCCTAGCCTAGAGAGAAGGCCGTTTTTGCGCACACCCATTATAGCTTTCAGACATTGCCTGCATTTtctgtccatctgtctctctGTTAATAAAGACCTGTTGAACAgttccatttctttgtgtatCTGAGCAGTAGGAAAACGTGCTaactcctgggaggccccaggaaGGCCTCTCCTTGCTGTGTGATTTTTATGACAGTGGCTATATACTTTAGTGTGCCCAAGAATCACCTAGGAGGTTCATTGACCATACAGATTACTATACCTAGTCCCCAGATTTCAGTTCTGGGTTGAGCTCTTGAGATCAGTGTGTTTAATAAGGTCTTCACAAGTTTTGAATGTGTCAGTTTAAGAAATTCAGGGCTGGGTGAGGTGTACATCTCTATCTTGCCCCTGCTACTGCAGGTCTGGAAATAGTCCTGGGAGTCCTACCATGAATGGCCACAAGATGGCAGTGCGCACCCACTTTTGAACTGAAAGAGGACTAGTTAAGTCTCCATCTGCATTTTTCTGGGTTTCAGGGTATCTTGTTCGCCCCGACCCAGACAGGAGTTTTTCTCCAGTTTGCCTTCCCCAGGACCCCTGTCTTCTTTGGAGGCTcccgggggtggggagctggcacATATCTGGTGCTGAGGTAGATGGGGCTGGAACTAGTATGAGGCACTCCAGGTGCCTAAGGTGCTCTCCAGAGACCCTGCACTTGCCCTCTTCAGTTTTGTGTTCTGGTCACATCACTAgtctcatcctcctcctcctagcCCTTCTCTGACATTGAGGAAGGCCCAGACCACTCTAAGGATTtttggtttattaaaaataaacgttgttattaaaattatatattctaaaaagttgacattctaatgaacaaaaatacaaGAGACAACAGGTATAACCATTTGTAAGCAACATCAGAGGTTTGAATTTGTGGCTCTGAATGAATGTGAGGCCCAGGCAAGATGGTGGTCCtgacacaccaccaccaccatgttGGCCATTACAGGTCCTGCTGGGGCTTCCCCTCCATGGATCATGGGTTGCAAAATCAAGCCTCCAAGGACTTCTCCCACCCTGTAACCCAGCTCTGCCTCTAGGCTCACCACACATCTATCAGGGATGCCCCAGCTTCCCTAtcatccctcccttccacatAGGACTCAGCTCCCAGGGTCCTCCTCATCTCTGTTGCTAAGCCCAGGATTATTTCTTCTCAACTTTCATTTGATACAgtcactctaaaaaaaaaaaagtattgatttttagagagagggagagagagacatcaatgtgtgattgccttttgTGCACCCTTCAgtagggacccagcccacaatccaggcatgtgctctgagtggggattgaactggtgatcctttggtttgcaggccagcactcaatccactgagccacaccagtccgggCTGATACGGTCACTCTTAAAACACTTGGTTTCCAGTGCACTACTCCTTTGCCTCCTTTGCTAGATCTTACCTGTTAAACCTCTGCTGACTTGCCAGGACCTAACCTTCAAACTTGTATCTACACCCCTCCCAGGTGATCTCAATCATTTCAAGACTTTAAAAACCATCTAGTATATATGTCTTCCCCTGTGCccattttattgaggtataattgacttATAACATCTTAGTTTAAGATGTACAACAGTGATACATGTGTATAATGAAATGAtaaccacaataagtttagttgaCATCTAGCACCtcacatagttaaaaaaaaagtttatgggAACTTTCAAGATCTAcacttagcaactttcaaataggTAATGTAGTAGTGTTAGCTATAGTTACATTATATCCCcaggaattatttttcttataactggaagtctgtACTTTTTGGCCACATTTACCCCTATCACCCACCTCAGGCCTCTGGCATCTACCAATCTATTCTAAGAGTTTGGATTTTTTATggatttttggattttttggattttttccacatacaagtgagaacatagagtatttgcctttctgacttatttttttaaagatttttaatttatttttatttttagagagaggggaagggagggagaaagagatggagactaacatcagtgtgtggttttctctcatgtgccccctactgggggcttggccctcaacccaggcacgtgccctgactgaggaatggaaccggcaatgctttggttcgcaggccagcgctcaatccactgagccacactagccagggtgtctttctgacttatttcacttagcataatgccttcaaagATGAATCaatatggaatattattcagccataaaaaagaaaaagcctgccatttgcaacaatatgaatgGATGTTAAGGATCATCTATATGTTTGACTCCTGATTGCTTGTCGCAACCAAATATGAAGCTCTAGATATCAGCTTCATATATTTAACTGCCGACATCTCCACCTGGTTGTCTAGTTGGCATCTCAAACTTGAAATGTCCAACATAAACTGATTTCTCCCAGTACTGCGTCTCTTGCAGTCTTTACTGTCTCCGTTAAGGATACCTCCACTTACCCACGTGCCCAGACCAGGAGCTGTGGAGTCGCCTTGCATAGCTCTTACTCTCTCACATCCCATATTCAAAGCATCAACAGATCCTGTCAGTTCTATCTTTGAAACATATCCAGACTCTAATCACTTTTTGTCACTTCCACCGCTACCACACTGGTCCAAGCCATCATCATCTCCTGCCTGGATAACTGCGATGGCCTCTTAGTTGGGTCTCTGCTTGGGCATTTCTATCAGCTTCCCATATCATTCCGTCTTTTCACTGCCTCCAGGAACCCACTCCAGGACCCATGTTAGCTCTGACCATTACCCGACCATTCACCTCAGCAACCCTGTTCCAGCCCAGTGGCTGCCCTGCTCTTCTGACTTGTCAAGCAAACTTCCACCTTAGGGTATTTGTATCTGCTGTTCTGCCTGTAATTTTCTCTAGGTATCTCCAtggctctctccccactcccacgcCCCCTTCAATTCCTGCTCAGAGTCCTCCCCTTAATGTTTGTCTATTAGCAGCCTTTCTGCGATGGTTTTAAAATACCTCCataaaatttttgatattttaagagATGAAGCCTAATTCCTTTACTCTTGAATATGagctggagaaaaataaaaaaaatatatatatatatacatacacacatgtacatatatacatatacatatatatatatatatatatatatatatatatatatatatatacacacacacatatatatatatattcattcctcacccaagggcatgccaattgactttagagagacagaaacatcaatgtgaaaaacaTTGACTGGTCGCCTTCtgtacgcaccccaactggggacagaacccaaaacctaggtatgtgccctgactggggattgaacctgcaaacttttggtgtaagagacgacactccaaccatctgagccacctagccagggcttaatgatatatttttaacaaataacatATGGCAGAAGTGACACTGTGACTTCCAAGCCTAAGCTGTAAAAAGCATTGCTGCCTCTTTAGTCTCTGGTCACTTTCCCAGGCAAACCAGCTGCTGTGTTGGGAGGACAGTCAGGCATGAGGTCCTCTCTTGTAGCAAGGTCCACCTGAGGAGAAGAGCCTCGTGCCAACAGCCATGTGAGCGAGCCATCCTGGCAACGGGTCCTCCCACCCCAGTCAAGATGCCTGCAGCCTTAGCCAAAGTTTTCACTACAACCTCGTGAGAGACAGTGAGCCAGAACCATCCTGCTCAGCCACTCAGATTCCTGATTAACAgtattgtgagaaaataaatgttttaagctgctactttttcatgtaatttgttaCACAATAATAGATCACTAATAACACCCTTCCCTCTCTATTCTCCCAACCCAGATTTATGTCTCTTCGTTTCATTTATTGCCACCTGACAACATTCCCCACTGAAATTATACCCTCATAACAGGGACTTTATTTACTCCTGTGTCCAGCAGTGCCTAGCATAAAGTAGATGCTAGTGAATATGGGGGTCtaggtctgtctctctctctttgtctctgtgagGTATAGGATCAGATGGGGGTTATGTGTGGGTGTGAGAGACAGCCTTTTCTCGTCGCAGACGAAAAGAGATAAACCAGGTCCCAGTTAGGCTTATTCCTTCCCCTCAGCCCTTTCCAGTTTCACCACTCGTGGCTCAGACCCCAAAGGAGGGTTTACTATGTTTTGAtgggttctttttcctttggaagtAGCTGCCCAGTCCCttgcccctttcctccccctcatCCTCCTGCAAAGCAATCTCCAAACTCTCTGAACTGGAATTCCCCAAGCCAGTTCCCACCTTTCCAAGAGAAGCTTACCATTGATCTCTCTGGATACCTGCTCTTCAAACAGCCAGGGGAAGCTGTGTGGGGAAAGAGAAGCAAGCTGGGTACAGGAGTTCTATAAATCTCTACCCCCTGTCCTCTAGTCCCCCAGGAGACCCCCAGGGCATGTTTATCTGCCTCTGCACATTTAATGAGTCTCCCCTCTGTGGTCCCAGCCttagagagggatggagagaggaaggggcttgACTGCCCCAGAACTTACCACACAAAACTATGCTATGCGATAGGGGGCATTGGTACTGAAGGTGGTTGGATCAACAAGGCTTTCTAGTGGGAAAGGAGTCTGACACTTAGGTCTGAAATGTGAGTGGGAGGGCACTGGAGTGAGCCAGAGGTGTGAGCAGGACTGAGCCTCAGTGTGGCCAAGGACGGGCCAAAGAGAACAAAGACTTAGTGCCCCCGTGggagctgagctgggctggggaCAACGGTGGAGGCTAGGGACAAGGAGAGCAGGTGGGGGGTGTCATCCTGGTAAGAAGAGCTGGTGGCCCAGGCCAGGACAAGCTGGGTCTGAGAGGAGGAGActgattggggtgggggtggggtgagggaaaggaAGCAAAAGTCACGCCTGAATTTTTACCTCCTGGGGAAATGTACCTGGGAGGGATCTTGCCTCACTGGGTGTAAGGTCAGGGGATGATTTCCGGTGCTGGTTTGGGTTTGACACAGCCGTTCCACACCCATGCCAGGTGTTACCCCTACAGACACGTGTTCTCACCTTCAGGTGGCCCTCCTGCTTTGGCAAGTTGATTCCACCGCATTCAGGAAGAAACTGGGGGATGTTTGAGGGTGCCAGAGAGGAGCGGGGTCCGGGATGCTCAGAACTGTGACCTGCCTTCAGGACCCCCAAATAAGGAACAGCATCTGCAGTATAACTGGGGTTGGGTAGTCCTGCATCAGTTGCCTGAAGGGGTCGAGATGCAGACTGGGGAGTCATGCACACGTGTGTGGAGGGCGTGTGTGAAGATGGGCAAAATGCTGATCACAGTTGAAATGCGTGATGAGTACCAGAGATTCGTCTTTTTGTACATATGTTTGAAGATGTCCGTAATAGAAGGtcaaaagagctttttaaaaaaaaaactgtgcaggccctggctggtgtggctcagtgaactgagcgctAACCTGTGGATCAAAGgccactggttggattcccagtctagggcacatgcctgggttgagggccaggtccccagtagggggcgcgtgagatgAAACCATGCATTgacgtttttctccctctctgccttccttctctctaaaaataaataaataaaatctttattttaaaaaaagcaactgTGCAGTTGTGTGTCTCCGTGTAGCACGTGTACTCTGCTGCAGGTGTGGAATCAGTGCAGAGGGACCTCTGTGTGTACACAGGTGTGAGCCCACCACCATGTGCACCTAGTGTGCAAACTGCAGCGTGCGTGCACTTGGGGACAACAcctgggtggggcatggggaaaAGTTGCAGTCTGTTCACACTCACCCCAGCATCTTGCAGAGTGATTCACTTCATGATCACAGGCCATTGGCGCTGTAGTGTCCGTGAAACTCATATGTGAAACAGGGCAGCTGGGTGCCTGAACTTGGGACAGGGTATGTGGGTGTGTTAACACAGCTGTTTGTGTGTGAATGCAGGCACTCACTGACTGTGGGTTTGGGGGGCACGACTTGGGTTGGGCGGGGCCCTGATCCTGAGTCCAGTGGCGGTAGGTTGACCCCTCACTCTCCTTTGCACGATTCCCCGCAGCTCTCCAGCGCCCCCTTCCCCCGAATCTGGCTGTGTGGAGGGTGGGAGACACCTGTTGGGGGGCTGGGAGCGACAGAGCCCACCCGGACCTTTCTCGCTGTGTCCCCGcccgccctgccctgctgggGTCCCGCCCCCGCGGCCGCTGCTAGCAAAGCGGCGTGAGCGCACCGCGGCCAGAGGAGCGCACGGCGGCAGGAGCGCACAGCGGGGAATCCCGCGCAGGGAACCAAGCGGAGGCTGGGGCTGCCCGAGAGGCGGGCATTGCTTAGGGAGAGCCGTGGAGACGCCGGGGGCAACGGGCCGCGCCAGGCTGGTGAGTGAGGCCGCAGGgtgccaggagccagagagtGGGCGTCGAGACCCCGCCGCCCCTGCCCACCTGGTTCGGTGCCCATCCTGAGCTCTGCTCCTGCCGCCCTCTATTCCTGAGGGTCCTTGGTTCTAGTTCTCTGCGTCTCTCCGACTGTTTTCCTTgtgcctctgtctctccccctctatCTACTGTCTCACCCTATCTCTTTCTAAtccctctcttctgtctctgtctccaggCGCGTCGGTCTTTCTCCTCTCTCAGTCCCGGTCTCACTAattgtctctgtgtctgtgtctctctctttggACTGCCTGCCACTCAGGTCTTTGATATTTATCTCTTGCTCAACCCTCTCTCTTACCTTCCCTGTCCCTCTACCCAGTATCTATCAATCTCGCCTCTCCCCATCTCCGTCTCTCCATTC is a window of Desmodus rotundus isolate HL8 chromosome 1, HLdesRot8A.1, whole genome shotgun sequence DNA encoding:
- the SIGMAR1 gene encoding sigma non-opioid intracellular receptor 1 isoform X1; amino-acid sequence: MQWAVGRRWVWAALLLAAAAILAQIVWLWLGTQSFVFQHEEIAQLARQYAGLDHELAFSRLIVELRRLHPGHVLPDEELQWVFVNAGGWMGAMCLLHASLSEYVLLFGTALGSGGHSGRYWAEISDTIISGTFHQWREGTTKSEVFYPGETVVHGPGEATAVEWGPNTWMVEYGRGVIPSTLAFALADTVFSTQDFLTLFYTLRAYARALRLELTTYLFGQDP
- the SIGMAR1 gene encoding sigma non-opioid intracellular receptor 1 isoform X2, which codes for MQWAVGRRWVWAALLLAAAAILAQIVWLWLGTQSFVFQHEEIAQLARQYAGLDHELAFSRLIVELRRLHPGHVLPDEELQWVFVNAGGWMGAMCLLHASLSEYVLLFGTALGSGGHSGRYWAEISDTIISGTFHQWREGTTKSEVFYPGKPAAVLGGQSGMRSSLVARST